The region AATGGTTACACCGTAAACTTCCCAAGCCTGTTCTCCTTCTGCTTGTAATTCTGCGAGGGAACCAGCAAAATCTTCTGTTCCAAGTGCTGTTACAATCTGATCATAAGTAATCTGGCACTTATTTCCTTCAGGATTCTTGGCAGCAGCACCTTGTGCGATTCTAGTCCAACCATAGGAAGCTCCATTACCAGGATTTGCTATTAGCCAAACATTGCCCGCGGATTTGTAACTAATTGTTACGATGCAACCTGGTTTTAACAGAGAAGCATCAAAGGTTCCTCCGTTAGTGGTTGTAGTAACACCAGCTTGCGACCATCCATCCGCTTTTACTGCAAAACCATCAATTGCAACTTCATCTTTAACCTTTACCATAGTATGAGCGAATTCACCAATCGTTACACTATATACTTCCCATGCTTGATCCCCTTCACATTGAAGTTTACCTAAAGTACTAGCAAAATCTTCGGTTCCTAGCGCTTCTACAATCTGTTCGTAAGTAATTTGGCATTTATTATTCTCATCATTTTTTGCTGCTGCTCCTTGTGCGATTCTGGTCCAGGCATAAGGTGCACCAGTACCTGGTACTGCTACTAACCAAACATCACCATCGGATTTATAATTAATAGTAACAACAGAACCTGGCTTTAATAAAGAAGCATCAAAATTTCCTCCATCTAAAGTTGTAATAACACCATCCTGAGACCATCCATCCGCTTTTACTGCAAAGCCTTCAATCGAGGCATCATTCATCGTTGCAGGAAGTTGTTTTGCTTCATAACCAATCGTAACTGATTTAATTGACCATGCAGCATCTCCTTCACCCTGTAATACTGCAAGAGTACTTGCAAAATCTTCGGTTCCTAGGGCTTCCACGATTTGATCATATGTAATCTGACATGTTGAATTACTATCATTCTTAACTGCTGTCTGCTGCTGAATTCTAGTCCAACCATAAGGTGCACCTTCTCCCGGAACTGCTACTAACCAAACGCTACCTTCCGAGGTATAGTTAATGGTAAGAATACAACCTGGCTTAATTAAGGATGCATCAAAAGTTCCTTTATTTGATGTAGTATTAACACCGTTTTGATTCCAAGCATCACCACTTACATTAAAACCTTCAATTTCAACAGTATCTTTTACTTTTGTTAAGTTCGACCAATCTGACTCACCGAATCCGTCTGGCTTATCAAAGGAAACTGTAGTATCTACTGCCATTGCATTACCACTAGCATCACGGATTACGATATTATCTATATATAGATCTGCAGCACCAAAGCCCTGATCTTTTCCATTATCGGTTTCTTTTGTAAGGATGAAGAAGTTTTTAGCACCAGCTACAAAATACTGTGCCTCATTATCTAAAGTGCCAACTGCCTTATTTGGATTCTTTGTCTCAAGATAAACGGACCAAGGATCTTTGGATTCTTTTCTATCTGTTCCGCTATATGCATAGATAAACCCTGATACAGCACGGAATTTTCCATCCTTATAAGCAACGGTTACATCCATTTCTATCGAACGTACGTCTGCTACTCTACTCCTAAGTAAACTTGAAGTATCAATTGCTATGTAAGGAACTTTATCCTCTTGTATCTCCACCTTAAGTTGTTTGGAACCATTGAAATCGACAACGGATAATATCGACTTATCTGCATTACCAGGAGATGTATTTAATTCAATAAATCCATAATTCCCATCTTCAAAATCAATACCCACAAAAGATTCTTTCACTGGTGCAGTAGTTGGTGCTACTGTAGCAGTAGGTGCTACGGTTACTTGATCACCATCTGTAGACTTATCTCCTTTTTTGCAAGCAGAGATGGAGAAAATCATAACGAATACCAGAAAAATAGCTAAAAATCTTTTCTTCTTAAACATACTACTCCTCCTTATACTATAGATCATTTTCTCACGGTAAATCTTGTTACTGTAAGAATCCATAAACTGATATAAGCCATCCCTCTGCGGATTATACCAAAACACAATCAACCCCTCTCTTCTTTTTATACAAACGGTTAACCAACAATACCGCTTCGTTCCACGCCTTCAATAAATCGCTTTTGTAACAATACATAAACGATAACAACCGGTAAGATAACTAATACAATTCCTGCATATAGATATAGCCTTGCTATCGCTGGTGTCATTATTCTATCTACATTCGCTATGGTTTGCTGCAATGTTGTTATTTTTCTACTAATCACTATGTTAGGACTAATGTTAAATAAGTTACCAAAAAAAGTGTCATTATACTGCCATACCAAAGAAAATATAGCTACCGTTAATACGGATGGGATTGCATTCACTAGCATTATGCGAAAATAGGTATACCACATACCCGCTCCATCCACAAAAGCTGCTTCTTCAATTTCCTTCGGCAATCCTCGGAAAAATTGATTAAAAATATAAATGTATAACCCAGATCTTAAACCACATCCAAATAACGTCATAATAAACATTGGCTTCACGGTTCCCAGGTAATTTGGTACCTTCCCTGTTAACATAGAAAACAAGCCAAGTGGATTAAATTTCTGAAAGGTTACATAAATCGGTAAGATAACCGTATGTGTCGGTATGACTATCATTACGATAACCAACCCGAATAATAACTTTTTGAAAGGAAAATTAAATCTTGCAAAACCATATCCAACCATAGAGCATATCACTACTTGAATTACCATAAGACTAAGCACATAAGCTAAAGAATTTCCTAGGGTCTTTAGATAATCTAGTCGTAACCATGCGAGGCGATAACGTTCCATTGTTGGATTTTGAGGTATGATATAGACTAATTTATTTGCAAAGTCTGAGTCCGAAAAAAACGAACTACTCACGATACCTATGAGTGGACCTAAGATGACATAGCAAATGCCTATCAAAATAATCAGTCGGAATAACCAGAAAAGAGCTTCTTTGGACTTCGTTATGTATTTTTTTCTATTATTCGCAAACTGTTTATCGTTTTTCAATTTTTCAATTTCTATCTTACAATTTTGTATGAGATCCATTGTGCCCTCCTCTCTAGTTATAATAAAAAGTCTTCTTTGATATAGTTCCACAAACAATAATAAGGAATAAACAAACAACAATCATACTAATTAAACTCATTAAAGATCCTAGCCCATAATTTTTGGTCATAAAGATTGTATTATAGGATAGTTGCACTACATCACTGTTTGCAAAGTTATCAACTACCGTATAAACAATATTCGTTAGTATCAAAGGCATTATCATCGGTAAGGTTACCTTCCAAAATGTTTCATAACCAGTGGCACCCTCTATCTTAGCTACTTCATACAAGGAACTTGGAACCGCTTGCAATGCTGCAATAAAGATAATAATTTGAACTCCGGAGGCGGTGATAATACTACTAAGTCGGGATACTGCTCCAATAATATATAAAAAAACAGCATCGGGTATTGCTATATCACTAAAGAGACGTAGATAGTATTCGATATTTACTCCGGTTGAGGTAGCGCTTACGATTTCGTCCGGTGCAGAAGCTATTCCACCACCCATTAATTGCGTCGATAACGCAATGGCTTGTTGAATCGCTTCTGAATTTAGAATAACTGGTAGAAAAAATACTGCTCTGACAAACGTTCTTCCCTTGAACTTTTTATTTAGTAATAGTGCAACAAAAATACTAAAAAAGATAATTAACGGTATATCCACGACCATATCAAGCATGGAAGAAGTAAGTACTTGTTTAAAGGTTGGATGTGAAGTAAATAATTCTTTGAAATTAGCTAATCCAGTGTAGGTTAAGGTATATCCAACACCACCATCTTCAATGGTAGCAACCGACATGCCAAAACGTATGGTCATAATCAAACTTCTTAAGTAAAAAAGGATAAATCCAATTAACCATGGAGAGATGAAGAGTAAGCCAACAATAGCTCTTTTACGGCTGAGTGTTAATTTCTTTTTTTTCTTCATTCGTTCCTCCCTCCATTTCATAACCCTTTGCAGGGATTATTATGCCATCCGTCTTATATGCGAAATTCGTTGTATTTACATAGATGATAATACCGTTGTTGTATGTTATTTTTCTTACACCAGTATCTAAAATCTCATGTTTTTTTATGGTTGCACCAGTTACATTCTTTAGGACACTGTTAACTTCAGAATATAAAGAGATGGCATCCTGCTTCCAGTTTTCAAAAGTCGTGCTATATTTACTATTCAGACCGGTATATTTTAGTTCTGAAGAGCTTTGATAGGTAAATGTAAAATGAGGTGCTGCTCCATATTCAATTAATTTTAAAATTACATCACTCTTATCACTGGTATCCATCAGATTGATTGCACTGCCACAGTAATCGATACAACCATGGAAAATCATCTGGTATAGTGGTATTTCTTCATCCATGAGAAAGAAATCATTATGCACAAGCGGCGCATTTAAAATATTCGATGCATAAGGAAGGGAATAAGAATTTCCTCCGCTAACCATCATCTGTTTTCCTGTCCTCTTTAATGTTTCAAACTGCGCTTCCACAACTTGTTTCGCTTCCTCACGATTGATAAAATTCGTTCTTTTCTTATCCGAAGTAAGAACGTCTCCTAAATCACGTAATGAGATTCCAGTAATATCAATGTCTTTGATTCCTTTTGAAAAACCAGTTACATAGCGAGGTAAAAACTTTGGTGAAACTAGGTTGTAGATAGTCTCTGGATATCCAAGAGAGGATAACTGAATCAGCGTAGTTGGGTTTACCTGGCCGAAGATTCCTTCCATAGCACTACCGAAATAGAACACATTTTCAACTTTATGTTTATAACGCTTACTGATCCAAGTAACCTTTTGAAAAGCGACATCTGCATAGAGTTTTCCGCCATTTTCCTCTAAAGCTTTAGATAAATTTTCTAATTCTTTTTCGCTACCTAGTTTTTTTATTAATTTAAATTTATCTGTAACATCATGGAAGTAACCTCCATTAAATGTCCCTTGATAATTCATGATTATTTTGTTGACACCGTTCTGATTTAAGTCTTTTACTATGGTATTTGCATCTTCATACGTTGTCGCCTTATAAATCTCCCGGTACTGAGTACCTAAAAAGAAATTAGTACGCTTAACTCCGCCAATTACATCCATATAGAAATTAAGTTCCGTATTTTCCGCGTGTTTGGTTAGTTTTCCTTCTGATATCAAGCGCTCTCTGTAATAGTTTGCCATACCAGAATATCCATCGTACTCTTTCGTTAACATCGAATAGCGAACGGTGAAGTCTTGCTTCATCATCTTAGGTTCAATAATGGTCATCATCGTATCGTTTCCCGTATTTCCACCGATAGCAACTAATTCAAATCCTCTAACCGGGAAGGATACAAAAGCATTATTATACGAGTTTCGTACTCCTGAAATGCTTGCTGAAATATTAGCAAGGGAATCTCCTGATTCAATCGTAGCTAATACCCCATAATTCTCTTTTTGAATACCAAATAACGGTAATCTAGCAGGTTCTGTGTTTTCTACCACGGCGATATCAGCAACCAATGGATCAATTCCGTAAACAAATTGTGAGTATTCGGCTGCATTTACCTTCCCGTTATTAAAATAAACTAAGGAGCCAGAACCATTTGGTAGAACAAGATAGCCGGATTCCTCCATACCCCCAGCCGCAAAATAGCGTAATAATTGGATGCGATATAATTTTCCTCCGCCATATTCTTCAATTTGCGAGGTGTTAACCGTTGCTTTGATCCCATCTCCCACTAAACGGTATTCTAATGGTATTGTAAAAGAGATAGGAAGTTCAACATCCCCTTCTGCAACCGACATATCATTCCTATAGTCTTCTTCTGAATAGCCAGCTAAAATTAGGTATGATTCGATTTTATTTAAGGTAGCCATTGCAGCATTGATATCAAAAGCTAATTCTAAATATCCGCTGTAATCTTTTGATTCCTTATAACGTTTTCTAACATACTTTGCATCTTTTTCATCCAAATTTGCTAGGAAGGATTCTAAACGCTCGCTTTTTATGTACATTGGTACAATTCCAGTTTTACTTTTCGCATCACCAATTTTATAAATAAAGCGAAAACCATCCTTAATTGCTTCAATCGTAATCTGGTTTAACAATGTGGAATGCTCATAGGAGTTAAAGTTACTAAGTGCTTGATTGTTATTAAAATATTCTACAATCAATTGCGATTTCAGTAAGTTCTTATTTACTTCATTTGCTAAGGTATCTGCATCTGCATGTTGTGGATTACTATAAGCAATTTCTCCATTTCTCTTATCATAAATTGCGATTTCCCCAGTATGTTGATTTACATATAATTTTAAATTTGCATTCTCTACTCCAAGAACCATTCCTTCTACCGATGGACTATTGTCTGTGAGCGGTATGAATTTTTTTCCCTCTTCATAAGAATACTCTAATAAATAGTCCTTATAGTCATCGTAGAACACATAATGAATCAAATAATAAACGCCATAGCTGATTACTCCAACCAGGAGTACCGCTAAGCACGAAAGAAGTATTTTCTTTAACAACTTCATGTCTTATGTCCTCCTAGCCTCGATTTTGTAATTCAATATAAACATTCCGAAAGAAACCATATACTTGAGATAATAAATCAAAAAGCATCATTGTTATAAAGATAATAATTAACATAGAAAAAAAGGTTAATATTAAAGTTACTAAAGTTTTGGCTAGGGAATAATTGTGAATAATCATAATACCCATAAGAATTAAAATTGCTGTCCATGCAACCCCAAATACAAGGATAAGGTAATAAAATGCTTCTTCGTCTGCTGCAACAAACCCCGATATTATCGTTGCAGGGATTAAAGTTAATACGAGTGGTAACAAAGCATATCCTACCGACGTTACGATATCCTTAAATCGCCCTTCTCCTCCCATTAAACAGGTAACAGACCAATTACCAATACAAAAAAGGAGAAATAAAAGCATTACCCCACCTAATTCGTTCATAGAATCCACACTTCTTGGATCTACGTCATTTACAATAAAACTTGCATGGATACGGTTCATACTAAAGCAAAAACTAAATAATGCTGTTATGATTATGGCTACTGGAACACTTCCTCGCTCTCTGTGTCTTAATTCATAATACCCGTCTGCAGGGTGAGTCAGAATATAAAACGGATACCGCAATTTTCCCTTCGAAAACCAACGTTTCATTCTAATCCACCCCCATCCGTATTATCTACTATATTCTTTCGTTTTCTTATGATTGATTTCGTGATCATAGTTCCTGCTAAAATAACAACAATTCCTGTTAGTAGAAAACTTAGATTTTGCTTTAATATTTCATTACGATAGCGCTTGTAGGCTATGGAATAATACTCACGGCTCATACCAAGTTTTAAATATTTCATTGCCAACTTATTATCTCCTTTGGATAAATAAGCTTTTCCGATGCCCACATTTGCAATTTCAAAATTTTCGTCAAGCTTTAAAACCTGCTCCCATTTTTCAACCGCTAAGGATTCATCCCCATCAAAGCGAAGCGCTACTGCATCGTTAATTAACGTTCCATATTCGGTTGCTTGAAACACTAAAATTTCAGCTCTTGTTGAATCTAATACTAAAATCATATTATTTGATGATTCAATTGCCACTGGAGCAACAAAGGTACCCGCCTGCGAACCAAGCCCTCCGAAGATATAAAGGAGATTTCCTTCATAATCGTAGGTGAAGATTCTTCCTCTTCTGGAGTCTAAGATGGAGTAAATTCCATTATTTCGATATACCACATCAACGATTTTACTTGGCCCTGCGTAGCTGTTCATTCCACCGGTCCTTAAATCCCCGCCTACATTCTTCTTTACTCCTTTTTTTATTACGTCTTCACCGCTAGGATTTAATCTACGTACCGCCTGTTCTCCAGCATTATCAATATTTGATGCGAAGATAAAACCTTTTTCATCGATATCGATTCCTGTAAATTCGGTTGGGATAAATAGTGACTGTCTGCTCCGTTCTTTTTTTGTTGATAATCTCCGCCAAAACTTCTCCCATAGTGTAATCTCAACCTTAATGGTTCCAAAGAAACTAGTAAATTGACCATCCGAATCAAAAACCATAATTCCTTCCGTCATACCTTTCGCGATACAAAAGATACGGTCTGCATAATCTACAGTAACTTTAAGAGGTGTAAAAACATAACCTGCTTCTAAAACATCGCTTTGCGGATTATCTACAATCTTTATTAATTGGTCTTCCGAATTAAGTACCACGATTCGTTTGTTCTCAGAATCTGCGATGTAAAGTTCATTTTTCTTCGATATTGCTATACCGTAAGGTCGGTTAAAATGATCAGTGGTACCGTTATTGTTAAACTCTGTAATGACCCGAACTAATTTTGTCATGGTGTCATTTAGCACCACAATCTTGTTATTGTTAGTATCTGCGATGTATACAAGCCCATCCGGTGCAATACATAAATCCTGTGGATTATTAAATGCTTTCATTCCAAAGGATACACCTGAAATACTATGATCTGGTACATATGCTGCCGGTGTGTGTACGATATAATCACGATAATCGTAATTATAAGTATCATACGGAACATGATCATTTGCTAACGCTGTCACATTACCAAACATCATACAAAAGATTAGGGTAGTGATTATTACAGCGATTCGCGTTTGCTTCTTTAATTTCATTCACTATCCTCCTATTCTTTCATACCTGATGTTGTCATCGTTTCAAGAATATTACTTTGACAGATTAAAAAGAAGGTAATCGGGATTGCTGCCAGTATAAAACTAACTGCTGCGGAAGCACCCGCTCTTTTAGCACCGCCTGCGGTAATCTGCTGTAAGGCAAATTGTAAAGGTTTTAATTCTTCACTTCGTAAGAAGGTGCTTCCAGTATTCCCCCACATCTGCTGAAATTGAAAGATTGCGAGCGTTAACCATGCCGGTTTTACGTTAGGCATAATAATGGTCCAGTAGGTCTTCCATTCACTTGCACCATCTAGTCTGGAAGATTCAACTAGCGTGGTTGGTATCTGCTCCATAAACTGTTTCATTAGATAAAGTCCCATACCAAACTGCCAAGCTGGAAGTATTAATGCTAAGTACGTATTGTTAATATGTAAGAATGAAATTATCATATAATTTGGAATCTGTGTTACTGTCCAAGAAAACATCATGGATAATACAATCATATGGAAGATAATTTTCTTTCCAGGAAAGTCATGTTTTGCTAATGGATAGGCTGCTAGTGAAGCGACCAGTACATGACCAACCGTTCCAAATCCTGTGATAATAAAAGTATTAAAGATGTATCTTGAGAATGGTACCCAAGTATCATTCATCAATACAAACAGGTCCGTAAAGTTTTCTAAGGTCGGATTCTTTACGAAGATTGCCGGAGGATATTTAAAAATTTCATCCAATGGCTTTAGTGCATTATTCGCAATCATAACGAGCGGAAGCGCCATAAAGATACCGCAAAAAAACATCAAGGTGAATAATAGCCCATTCCCGGCAGCGGAACGGTTTAGCTGCTTTTGCCTACGAAATAATCGCCTTTTAGGCTTCATGTAATCTCTAGCCACCTTATTCCCCTACCCTTCTTAGTAATCTTTGAACAAGTTTATTCGTTCCTACCATCAGTAAGAATAACACGCTAGCAATGGCGGAAGCATAACCCATCTCAAAACGATAAGTACCATAGTCAAGTAAATGCGTTACTATCGTAGTACCAGCATAATTCACACTCGGGTTACCAGCTAATTGTATGGATACATCAGCGATTGCAAAGGATTGCGTGATTTGCATAACCGCACCAAACATTAATTGAGGCTTCATGGCTGGTAATGTCACATGCCATAGTTCTTGCCATCTGTTCTTAACTCCATCAACTGCTGCCGCCTCGTATAACGTACGATCAACCGTTTGTAATCCTGCGATAAATGCTAAGAATCCAGTACCAAGACTTAACCATAATTGGACCACAATAAGGAACGGTAAGATGTATTTCGCATCCTTCATCCAAATCTTCGCTTCATTTATAACACCCCAGTTCATTAAGAAGCCATTCAAGATGCCGTAACGATCTCCGGTAAAGATTAGATTCCAGATTAAATATGCCTGCCCGCAGATGGAAGGTGCATAGAAAACTAAGGTTAGGAAAGCTCTTAACTTTCCATGAAACTCATTGATAATCCATGCAAATAACAGGCAAAGTAAATAGCTGGCTGGTCCCGTAATTATTGCAAAGAGTAACGTATTTTTTAAAGCAATGAGGAATATATTATCCTCTAAAAAAAGTTTCGTGTAGTTTGCCCATCCAATAAATGTTGGAGCTTCTAACATATTAAAATAAGTAAAACTTAAGATAATGGATACCAAAATTGGTAACACAGTAAAGAAAAAGAATAGTATTAGGTACGGTGCCATCATAAGGTAGGAAGTTTTACTTTTGACGATTCGCTTTCTTAATGACGATTTCCTTCTTACTTCAATTAATATATCTTGCTGATTTTTAGCCAAAATTTCCCCTCCTAATCCTTAGTCATTCGACAATGGCATATGAAATTCTTTTCTCTTGTAATTAATTTCATCATTAATATAGATGATATTATCCATGAGGCACTCTCTTGCAGATGCAGAATCCGTATTCGTGGTTACTTTATAGAATGCATTGTCGATGTTTCTCCAAGTAAAGTATCCACCTGGTACCTGTCTTGTACCAACAACACTTTGAAACTGTTTCTTTAAAGCATTGTAATCTGCAGATGGCCATGGAAGGCTTTCAAATGCTTCTTTATTCGCAGTTGCTACACGCGCAGAAGCTCCCATTAAACTTTCCATCTCTTTTCCATAAAGTGTTTGTATCTCTGCGCTAGTCCACCACTTTAAAAATTCCCAGGAGTCTTCTTTATATTTTGACGACTCCATAATAACGCAGGCTGAACCAACACTAGCTACATTTCGATTTATTGTCCCGTCTTCTTTCCTCATACCAGGGACCGGTGCAAATCCCCACAGCCCTTTGATGTCGGGAGCAGAAACTTGAAAATTATTATAAACAGAATAATCCGCAATAATGATTGGACATTCCCCAGTACGAAATCGGTCCTCAACACTGGTAACTTTATCGAGTTTATATTCGGTATAGAGACTACAATACTCCTTAAATGCGTTAATTCCTTCATCACTATCTAGTGCAGATTTTGTTGCATCTTCGTTATAATACTGGCCACCGTACTGATTTAGTAGCATTAAGAAATTTAACTCATTTGGTAACATACCAAATTCCATCTGATTTTTAGCAAGTACTGACATGATTACTTTCACATCATCCCAAGTTTGTGGTAAGGTAAGTCCCAACTCTTTTAAGATATCTTTTCGATAAAACATCATCGGGAATGTTTGTGTCTCTGGGAGAGCGAAGGTATGATTGTCATAGGTGAACGGAACCAGTGCGCTATCAAAAAAGCGCTCCCTAACTTCCTTTAAGTCACTAAACTGACTTAAGTCAGCAACCGCATTACGAAGTCCATAATTCATAGGCATATCATTCGAGCTTTGGATTGCGCTATTATAAGTTGGATTTGATATATTAAGCTGAATCGCGACATCGGGTCCTTGGCCAGCAAGCGTTGCTTGTAGTAAAGTTCCCATATCAACGAGCATTACATTTACATTAATTCCTGTTCTCTTTGTAAAGGTCTCATCAATCAAGGATTTGATTACATTTGCCTGGTCACGTCCAGTACCAACCCATAACGTAATGGTATGGCTTTCTTTCCCTCTTTCTGAAACATTACCAATCTGGTTGTAATCGATAACAAAGGAATAAAAAAGTCTACAAATCTCGTACCATAATTTCGACCAGAAAGAACTTCTCGATATATTCGCATCCACATCTGGCGAATAGATGTAAATGGCATCTAACTGTAAAGGTTGCGAAACTGCCCCTGATAACCAAGTTCCTACCGCACGAACGTTAATCTTATAAGAAGTCACAATCTTTTTAAAATATTCCTGATCTTTTATTAAGTCCTCTAACTGATCACGCATCGTTACTAAAACAGCTTCCTTATCACTACTTCCTCCTGCTACCTCACGTAAATGTTTGATTGCGAAATCGAGTTGATTATGTACATCGATTAGCTCAGCTTCTAGCTCTGGTAATTTTGCTTCAATCTGATAATCACTATAAATATCCGGTTTCACACCCGTAATACGGATGATCTTTCGATAGATAGAGTTTAGTTTTGATAAGGATTCTTGAACCTCTCCGATGATACTAGAGAATTCGCCTAATACGTTTTGCATACGAAGGGTATGATTTCCTGCTTCTAAATAAATCTTATAGGCATCATTATTTTCATCCATTAAGGTATCAAATCTCCAATTGGATTGATATTGGAAGCCATAATCGCTTAGTTCATTGAACAAAACATTACCGTCAATTGTAATTTTTCGCGAAACATAGATACCTCTTACGAAATTTTGTTTCGCATAGAACCCAATTTTGTAATAACCGCTCTCTGGTACCTCAAAATCCCATTCCATCCACTGGCCTACCAAACGCCAGGAATTGCCTCCAATCGTGTTGTTTAGCAGTTCTTTGGTACTTGAAGGATAAACCGCAGGGGAGGATTGGTCTTGTTTTGGATACAACATTTGCGAAGACGTTTTCGTAACAGATTCTGCTTCGACCCTTACAAGAATGCCTGACGTATCCTTTGCATTCATCCCATCCCATTCTGCTTTTTTAGTTTTATAG is a window of Lachnoclostridium phytofermentans ISDg DNA encoding:
- a CDS encoding carbohydrate ABC transporter permease, whose translation is MDLIQNCKIEIEKLKNDKQFANNRKKYITKSKEALFWLFRLIILIGICYVILGPLIGIVSSSFFSDSDFANKLVYIIPQNPTMERYRLAWLRLDYLKTLGNSLAYVLSLMVIQVVICSMVGYGFARFNFPFKKLLFGLVIVMIVIPTHTVILPIYVTFQKFNPLGLFSMLTGKVPNYLGTVKPMFIMTLFGCGLRSGLYIYIFNQFFRGLPKEIEEAAFVDGAGMWYTYFRIMLVNAIPSVLTVAIFSLVWQYNDTFFGNLFNISPNIVISRKITTLQQTIANVDRIMTPAIARLYLYAGIVLVILPVVIVYVLLQKRFIEGVERSGIVG
- a CDS encoding carbohydrate ABC transporter permease; translation: MKKKKKLTLSRKRAIVGLLFISPWLIGFILFYLRSLIMTIRFGMSVATIEDGGVGYTLTYTGLANFKELFTSHPTFKQVLTSSMLDMVVDIPLIIFFSIFVALLLNKKFKGRTFVRAVFFLPVILNSEAIQQAIALSTQLMGGGIASAPDEIVSATSTGVNIEYYLRLFSDIAIPDAVFLYIIGAVSRLSSIITASGVQIIIFIAALQAVPSSLYEVAKIEGATGYETFWKVTLPMIMPLILTNIVYTVVDNFANSDVVQLSYNTIFMTKNYGLGSLMSLISMIVVCLFLIIVCGTISKKTFYYN
- a CDS encoding DUF5696 domain-containing protein yields the protein MKLLKKILLSCLAVLLVGVISYGVYYLIHYVFYDDYKDYLLEYSYEEGKKFIPLTDNSPSVEGMVLGVENANLKLYVNQHTGEIAIYDKRNGEIAYSNPQHADADTLANEVNKNLLKSQLIVEYFNNNQALSNFNSYEHSTLLNQITIEAIKDGFRFIYKIGDAKSKTGIVPMYIKSERLESFLANLDEKDAKYVRKRYKESKDYSGYLELAFDINAAMATLNKIESYLILAGYSEEDYRNDMSVAEGDVELPISFTIPLEYRLVGDGIKATVNTSQIEEYGGGKLYRIQLLRYFAAGGMEESGYLVLPNGSGSLVYFNNGKVNAAEYSQFVYGIDPLVADIAVVENTEPARLPLFGIQKENYGVLATIESGDSLANISASISGVRNSYNNAFVSFPVRGFELVAIGGNTGNDTMMTIIEPKMMKQDFTVRYSMLTKEYDGYSGMANYYRERLISEGKLTKHAENTELNFYMDVIGGVKRTNFFLGTQYREIYKATTYEDANTIVKDLNQNGVNKIIMNYQGTFNGGYFHDVTDKFKLIKKLGSEKELENLSKALEENGGKLYADVAFQKVTWISKRYKHKVENVFYFGSAMEGIFGQVNPTTLIQLSSLGYPETIYNLVSPKFLPRYVTGFSKGIKDIDITGISLRDLGDVLTSDKKRTNFINREEAKQVVEAQFETLKRTGKQMMVSGGNSYSLPYASNILNAPLVHNDFFLMDEEIPLYQMIFHGCIDYCGSAINLMDTSDKSDVILKLIEYGAAPHFTFTYQSSSELKYTGLNSKYSTTFENWKQDAISLYSEVNSVLKNVTGATIKKHEILDTGVRKITYNNGIIIYVNTTNFAYKTDGIIIPAKGYEMEGGTNEEKKEINTQP
- a CDS encoding Yip1 family protein codes for the protein MKRWFSKGKLRYPFYILTHPADGYYELRHRERGSVPVAIIITALFSFCFSMNRIHASFIVNDVDPRSVDSMNELGGVMLLFLLFCIGNWSVTCLMGGEGRFKDIVTSVGYALLPLVLTLIPATIISGFVAADEEAFYYLILVFGVAWTAILILMGIMIIHNYSLAKTLVTLILTFFSMLIIIFITMMLFDLLSQVYGFFRNVYIELQNRG
- a CDS encoding NHL repeat-containing protein; its protein translation is MKLKKQTRIAVIITTLIFCMMFGNVTALANDHVPYDTYNYDYRDYIVHTPAAYVPDHSISGVSFGMKAFNNPQDLCIAPDGLVYIADTNNNKIVVLNDTMTKLVRVITEFNNNGTTDHFNRPYGIAISKKNELYIADSENKRIVVLNSEDQLIKIVDNPQSDVLEAGYVFTPLKVTVDYADRIFCIAKGMTEGIMVFDSDGQFTSFFGTIKVEITLWEKFWRRLSTKKERSRQSLFIPTEFTGIDIDEKGFIFASNIDNAGEQAVRRLNPSGEDVIKKGVKKNVGGDLRTGGMNSYAGPSKIVDVVYRNNGIYSILDSRRGRIFTYDYEGNLLYIFGGLGSQAGTFVAPVAIESSNNMILVLDSTRAEILVFQATEYGTLINDAVALRFDGDESLAVEKWEQVLKLDENFEIANVGIGKAYLSKGDNKLAMKYLKLGMSREYYSIAYKRYRNEILKQNLSFLLTGIVVILAGTMITKSIIRKRKNIVDNTDGGGLE
- a CDS encoding carbohydrate ABC transporter permease, with the protein product MKPKRRLFRRQKQLNRSAAGNGLLFTLMFFCGIFMALPLVMIANNALKPLDEIFKYPPAIFVKNPTLENFTDLFVLMNDTWVPFSRYIFNTFIITGFGTVGHVLVASLAAYPLAKHDFPGKKIIFHMIVLSMMFSWTVTQIPNYMIISFLHINNTYLALILPAWQFGMGLYLMKQFMEQIPTTLVESSRLDGASEWKTYWTIIMPNVKPAWLTLAIFQFQQMWGNTGSTFLRSEELKPLQFALQQITAGGAKRAGASAAVSFILAAIPITFFLICQSNILETMTTSGMKE
- a CDS encoding carbohydrate ABC transporter permease, producing the protein MAKNQQDILIEVRRKSSLRKRIVKSKTSYLMMAPYLILFFFFTVLPILVSIILSFTYFNMLEAPTFIGWANYTKLFLEDNIFLIALKNTLLFAIITGPASYLLCLLFAWIINEFHGKLRAFLTLVFYAPSICGQAYLIWNLIFTGDRYGILNGFLMNWGVINEAKIWMKDAKYILPFLIVVQLWLSLGTGFLAFIAGLQTVDRTLYEAAAVDGVKNRWQELWHVTLPAMKPQLMFGAVMQITQSFAIADVSIQLAGNPSVNYAGTTIVTHLLDYGTYRFEMGYASAIASVLFLLMVGTNKLVQRLLRRVGE